The following coding sequences lie in one Polluticoccus soli genomic window:
- a CDS encoding YCF48-related protein, with product MKKLYLFLSVLILSASPAKAQWQLMDSIDAGNFVNIHFFDAHKGIISGEMDGRFLLTNNGGLSWDTIKVPFLDMYTDFLTDMQFVTDDIGFVCGGSGFSMIPNILMTTKDGGHTWDSVTVTNAPVYEFTGVDFKQTTNDVEGVVVSYSNIFHVTDTGRTFQSMVKPTFNFTITDAVFTGGSRVLLLGYDFASKTHRIYSTDDWGINWDLRYQDTLAVTSIGFASVYGLAGCGKGTILKSSDGGNNWAKQKIAPDTITFNKVKFGNNGFAYLLGYKTIGNGGGYIYGSENFGQSWHSVQVDPQFWLSDLAMPTIATGYVISNRKLYKTTTGGGLGLSVADVDGLADGINVYPNPASKVVHIEVPLSMRLVSLAVYDATGKLVKSNSENTHELDLSHLSRGTYLLEINTGQGVYKRKLLLQ from the coding sequence ATGAAAAAACTATACTTGTTCCTATCCGTCCTGATACTATCAGCGAGCCCTGCCAAAGCACAGTGGCAACTGATGGATTCAATTGATGCAGGCAATTTCGTCAACATCCATTTTTTTGATGCACACAAGGGGATCATCTCAGGAGAGATGGATGGCCGGTTTTTGTTAACGAACAACGGCGGACTTTCGTGGGACACTATCAAGGTTCCCTTCCTGGATATGTACACCGACTTTCTAACCGATATGCAGTTTGTAACCGATGATATTGGTTTTGTGTGTGGTGGCTCAGGCTTTTCAATGATACCTAATATCTTGATGACAACGAAGGACGGAGGTCATACGTGGGACTCGGTAACAGTTACGAATGCCCCCGTATATGAGTTTACTGGCGTAGACTTTAAACAGACCACAAATGATGTTGAAGGAGTGGTTGTTAGTTACAGCAATATATTCCACGTTACAGATACCGGTAGAACATTTCAAAGTATGGTGAAGCCGACGTTTAATTTCACCATCACCGATGCAGTGTTTACAGGCGGTAGCAGGGTGTTGTTGCTTGGATATGATTTTGCTTCAAAAACTCATCGTATCTATTCAACCGATGATTGGGGCATAAACTGGGACTTGAGGTACCAGGATACCCTGGCTGTGACTTCTATCGGTTTCGCAAGCGTATATGGATTGGCCGGCTGCGGCAAGGGCACTATTCTAAAGAGTTCCGATGGAGGCAATAACTGGGCAAAACAAAAGATCGCACCCGATACGATCACATTTAACAAGGTGAAGTTTGGCAATAATGGTTTTGCTTACTTGCTAGGGTATAAGACAATCGGAAATGGCGGAGGCTATATATACGGTTCGGAGAACTTCGGGCAAAGCTGGCATTCGGTGCAGGTGGATCCACAATTCTGGTTGTCCGACCTTGCAATGCCTACAATAGCGACGGGCTATGTTATTTCGAACAGGAAATTGTACAAAACAACAACAGGCGGTGGTCTTGGACTTAGTGTGGCGGATGTCGACGGGCTGGCAGATGGAATAAATGTTTATCCTAATCCCGCAAGTAAGGTAGTGCACATTGAGGTGCCGCTATCAATGCGTCTGGTGTCTCTTGCCGTGTACGATGCTACTGGCAAATTGGTAAAAAGCAATAGTGAGAACACACACGAACTGGATCTTTCTCATTTATCGCGCGGTACTTATTTATTGGAAATAAACACTGGGCAAGGGGTGTATAAGAGGAAGCTGCTTCTGCAGTGA
- a CDS encoding T9SS type A sorting domain-containing protein: MKLPVLFVPLMTLALGVQAQQAYKYNAPGKHYSPYVRHALTKQLTTAHKTTAAHERISGYSVYVFDGSSMNIQDSSNFKYSNARGFQFNPNSMFLDDETIQFDSATYFVDFGSGFQLDHILKSTYDNANKRLTRTELRPDFTPQPENFRDRRAFYDANGNLSIEYVLGWNNSTNAWDTLTRKHYGYNGQNQLIADSIYVYSSADFMNRTEYSLDGNGNQVEIALFQRQSGSWIPQYLEKHTYDALNNLTTNYGQQYDQTTSSWVDNSFDTFAYNNHHVYHFTENWFWNTTTSSWEYTTRELRTLNAAGDRVMIQDMKQWDAQTSTWEDNAVIEWAYTAMGHPSNGVISIDFGGTPFEVGNVNVFYEQYNDLHIGDTKEKTSTLSLYPNPATNIINLEWAQPLHDAKISLTNMMGQQVYQTNQPVNGSSMSVQIDQLPAGTYLLSVHNNTGIVLETKTVVKQ, from the coding sequence ATGAAACTACCAGTACTATTTGTACCCTTAATGACACTGGCTCTTGGCGTCCAGGCACAGCAAGCTTATAAGTATAATGCACCGGGCAAACATTACAGCCCTTATGTGCGCCACGCATTGACCAAACAACTGACCACAGCGCACAAGACCACTGCTGCACATGAACGGATCTCAGGCTATTCAGTATACGTATTTGACGGAAGCTCTATGAACATACAGGATTCCTCTAACTTCAAATATTCCAATGCAAGAGGCTTTCAGTTCAATCCTAACAGCATGTTCCTGGACGATGAAACCATCCAGTTTGATTCTGCAACCTACTTTGTTGATTTCGGATCGGGTTTTCAATTAGACCACATACTCAAAAGCACTTACGACAATGCCAACAAACGTCTTACACGCACCGAACTGAGGCCTGACTTTACGCCCCAACCAGAAAATTTCAGGGACAGGAGAGCATTTTACGATGCTAATGGCAACTTGTCGATCGAATATGTACTTGGCTGGAATAATTCTACTAACGCCTGGGATACGCTTACGCGCAAACATTATGGGTATAACGGCCAAAACCAGCTTATTGCTGATAGCATTTACGTCTACTCATCGGCCGATTTTATGAACAGGACCGAATATTCACTGGATGGTAACGGCAACCAGGTTGAAATTGCGCTTTTCCAACGCCAATCGGGTAGCTGGATACCGCAATACCTTGAAAAGCACACCTATGACGCACTCAACAACCTGACCACAAATTATGGCCAGCAATACGATCAAACAACGTCTTCCTGGGTAGACAACTCGTTCGACACGTTTGCCTACAACAACCACCACGTATATCATTTTACAGAAAACTGGTTCTGGAACACAACCACCAGCAGCTGGGAGTATACAACCCGCGAGCTGCGTACGCTAAATGCCGCCGGCGATCGCGTAATGATCCAGGACATGAAACAATGGGACGCGCAGACAAGCACATGGGAGGACAACGCTGTAATTGAGTGGGCGTACACAGCCATGGGCCATCCTTCCAATGGTGTTATCAGCATAGACTTTGGCGGAACTCCTTTTGAAGTGGGCAACGTCAACGTATTTTATGAGCAGTACAACGACCTGCATATCGGAGATACAAAAGAAAAGACAAGTACACTGTCCTTATATCCCAACCCAGCAACGAATATCATCAACCTGGAATGGGCACAACCGTTACATGATGCAAAAATATCGCTGACAAATATGATGGGCCAGCAAGTATATCAAACGAATCAGCCCGTAAACGGCTCATCAATGTCCGTACAAATAGACCAATTACCTGCCGGTACTTACCTGCTCTCTGTACACAACAATACAGGTATAGTACTCGAAACAAAGACAGTAGTTAAGCAATAG
- a CDS encoding Tex family protein: protein MTEYAAGVASKLNIREQQVATVLELLNEGATIPFIARYRKDKTGALDEVQIQSIQDEAKFQKEYSERKAFIEKTITEQGKMTEALQAKLDAAITIAELEDIYLPYKPKRKTKAQTARENGLEPLATMILEQGNIVPLTEAAGFITENVKSAEDALQGARDIIAELVNEDAQVRAKSRKLFEDTATVQSKVLSDKETEGVKYKDYYDFSEPVSKIPSHRMLAIMRGFMEGVLRMTIAPSEEEALAMIERLYVKSGNEAGEQVKKAVKDAYRRLLQPSLESEFRMALKTKADEEAINVFAENLRQLLLSSPLGSKRILALDPGYRTGCKTVCLDDKGTLKKTDLIYIHEPGKLMSAEQTIRNLVKQYDIQTIAIGDGTAGRETEQFIKKLDLGLPIFLVNEDGASIYSASEIARQEFPDQDVTVRGAVSIGRRLMDPLAELVKIDPKSIGVGQYQHDVNQVRLKERLDQTVVSCVNAVGVNLNTASKHLLSYVSGIGPSIAENIVNYRTEIGGFESRKQLLKVPRLGNKAFEQCAGFLRIKEGENVLDASAVHPEAYDVVAKMAKDLGVEVKALIGNDSMVNSINVKNYTTETVGEHTVRDILNELKKPGLDPRSEAQQFEFANIYSLEDVHVGMIVPGVVTNLTRFGAFIDIGVKQDGLVHVSEISHTYITDPNEALKLNQKVTVKVLEVDLGRKRIALSIKQTQDAPARKERGGGQPRRDFNKPKEKDLSEMGINDALSLLKKKFGK, encoded by the coding sequence ATGACAGAATATGCAGCAGGCGTAGCCTCCAAACTGAATATAAGGGAACAACAAGTAGCCACGGTACTGGAATTATTGAACGAAGGTGCAACGATACCATTCATTGCCCGTTACCGTAAGGATAAGACTGGTGCGCTGGATGAGGTGCAGATACAATCTATCCAGGACGAAGCCAAATTCCAGAAAGAATACAGTGAGCGTAAAGCTTTTATAGAAAAGACGATAACAGAGCAAGGCAAGATGACCGAAGCGCTACAAGCCAAACTGGACGCAGCCATTACCATCGCCGAGCTGGAAGATATATACCTGCCTTACAAACCTAAACGCAAAACCAAAGCACAAACAGCGCGTGAGAACGGACTAGAGCCGTTGGCTACCATGATACTGGAGCAGGGCAATATTGTGCCGCTCACGGAAGCTGCCGGGTTCATTACCGAGAATGTGAAGTCGGCAGAAGATGCGCTGCAAGGTGCGCGCGATATCATAGCCGAACTGGTGAACGAAGACGCACAAGTACGTGCTAAGTCGCGTAAGCTGTTCGAAGATACGGCTACCGTACAAAGCAAAGTGCTGAGCGATAAAGAAACCGAAGGTGTTAAGTACAAAGACTACTACGACTTCTCTGAGCCGGTGTCGAAAATACCATCGCACCGTATGCTGGCCATTATGCGTGGCTTTATGGAAGGAGTTCTGCGTATGACCATAGCTCCCAGTGAAGAAGAGGCGCTGGCCATGATCGAACGCCTGTATGTGAAATCGGGTAACGAAGCTGGCGAGCAAGTGAAGAAAGCAGTGAAAGATGCATACCGTCGTTTATTGCAGCCAAGCCTGGAAAGCGAATTCCGCATGGCGCTGAAGACAAAAGCTGATGAAGAAGCGATCAATGTATTTGCTGAGAACCTGAGGCAGCTCTTGTTAAGCTCGCCACTGGGCAGTAAGCGCATACTGGCTTTGGATCCCGGTTACCGCACCGGCTGCAAAACAGTATGCCTGGATGATAAAGGAACATTGAAGAAAACAGATCTGATTTATATACACGAGCCAGGCAAGTTGATGAGTGCAGAACAAACCATCCGCAACCTGGTGAAGCAATATGATATACAAACGATAGCGATTGGCGACGGCACAGCAGGACGCGAAACAGAACAGTTCATCAAGAAACTTGATCTGGGACTACCGATATTTTTAGTGAACGAGGATGGCGCGTCTATATACTCTGCATCAGAGATCGCAAGGCAAGAGTTCCCCGACCAGGATGTGACTGTGCGTGGTGCAGTAAGCATTGGCCGCAGGCTGATGGATCCGCTAGCGGAACTGGTGAAGATCGATCCTAAAAGCATTGGTGTTGGCCAGTACCAGCACGACGTAAACCAGGTGCGCCTGAAAGAACGTCTCGATCAAACCGTGGTAAGCTGTGTGAACGCTGTGGGTGTAAACCTGAATACAGCCAGCAAGCACCTGCTGAGCTATGTGAGTGGTATCGGTCCTTCTATTGCCGAAAATATTGTGAACTATCGCACAGAGATAGGCGGTTTCGAATCGCGCAAGCAATTGCTGAAAGTACCCCGCTTAGGTAATAAAGCATTTGAGCAATGCGCTGGATTCTTGCGCATCAAAGAAGGAGAAAACGTGTTGGATGCAAGTGCTGTGCACCCTGAAGCTTATGACGTAGTAGCGAAGATGGCGAAAGATCTTGGCGTAGAAGTAAAAGCGCTGATTGGTAACGACAGTATGGTTAACTCGATCAATGTAAAGAACTATACGACTGAAACCGTAGGTGAGCATACCGTACGTGATATCCTGAACGAGTTGAAGAAACCAGGTCTTGACCCACGTAGTGAAGCACAACAATTTGAATTCGCGAACATCTACAGCCTTGAAGATGTACATGTCGGTATGATCGTTCCGGGTGTAGTGACCAACCTCACGCGATTTGGTGCCTTTATTGATATTGGTGTTAAACAAGATGGTCTTGTACACGTGTCGGAGATATCGCACACCTACATCACCGATCCTAACGAAGCGCTGAAGCTAAACCAAAAGGTGACAGTGAAAGTGCTGGAAGTTGACTTAGGTCGTAAACGTATCGCACTTTCTATCAAACAAACGCAGGATGCACCTGCACGTAAAGAACGCGGCGGTGGCCAGCCTCGACGCGATTTCAACAAACCGAAAGAAAAAGACCTTTCGGAAATGGGTATAAATGATGCTCTGAGTTTGCTGAAGAAGAAGTTTGGAAAATAA
- a CDS encoding DUF1624 domain-containing protein has translation MSATHHKRIISIDILRGIVMVIMALDHTRDFFSDFHHNPTDLQYAGTAMFFTRWITHFCAPVFVFLAGTSAYLSLRKCPTKGVTSRFLITRGIWLIILEMTVVRFGWQFNVDYTQVFVQVIWAIGWSMIFLAGLIWLPMPAILTIGLAMITGHNLLDPIHASRFGDDAIWWNLLHESDLTRIGGLNVMVIYPLIPWIGVMATGYCFGTIFRKEENARNKWLYGIGLSAIVAFILIRYINIYGDPTPWASQPTAWHTFLSFINCTKYPPSLLYLLMTIGPAIMALPVLEKMRNSAGRFFTVYGRVPMFYYILHIYLIHAMAIVVALLMNVPIADFMSNEHLFDPKPGWGFSLPWVYAYWLLTVAILYLPCRWFMNVKATHRKWWLSYV, from the coding sequence ATGTCGGCCACACACCACAAACGCATTATCTCCATCGATATCCTGAGGGGTATCGTCATGGTCATAATGGCACTTGATCATACCCGCGACTTCTTTTCTGACTTCCACCATAACCCAACCGATCTGCAATATGCCGGCACTGCCATGTTCTTTACCAGGTGGATCACGCATTTCTGCGCACCGGTTTTTGTCTTCCTCGCGGGAACCAGCGCTTACCTTTCGTTACGTAAATGCCCCACAAAAGGAGTTACGTCGAGATTCTTAATAACCCGCGGCATCTGGCTCATTATTTTGGAAATGACAGTCGTACGGTTTGGCTGGCAATTCAATGTCGATTACACGCAGGTGTTCGTGCAAGTTATCTGGGCCATTGGATGGAGCATGATATTTCTCGCAGGACTTATCTGGTTGCCTATGCCTGCCATACTCACAATAGGTTTAGCAATGATCACAGGTCATAATTTGCTTGATCCTATACACGCCAGTCGTTTTGGTGATGATGCGATATGGTGGAACCTACTCCATGAGTCTGACCTTACGCGAATTGGCGGCTTAAACGTGATGGTAATTTACCCTCTTATTCCATGGATCGGCGTAATGGCTACAGGTTATTGTTTTGGAACCATATTCCGCAAGGAAGAGAACGCACGTAACAAGTGGTTATATGGTATTGGCCTAAGTGCTATCGTAGCCTTTATCCTTATTCGTTATATCAATATTTACGGGGACCCCACTCCATGGGCGAGTCAACCCACTGCGTGGCATACGTTTCTGTCATTCATCAACTGCACCAAGTATCCACCATCGTTGCTATACCTGTTAATGACTATAGGGCCGGCTATCATGGCCCTTCCTGTTCTGGAGAAAATGCGCAACAGTGCGGGCCGATTCTTTACCGTATATGGTAGAGTGCCGATGTTCTACTACATCCTGCATATCTACCTGATACATGCCATGGCCATCGTAGTTGCCTTATTAATGAATGTACCTATCGCCGATTTTATGAGTAATGAACACCTCTTCGACCCTAAACCGGGCTGGGGCTTTTCGCTGCCCTGGGTATATGCCTATTGGTTATTGACCGTTGCAATATTATACCTGCCTTGCCGCTGGTTTATGAATGTAAAAGCCACTCACAGGAAATGGTGGCTAAGCTATGTATAA
- a CDS encoding alpha/beta hydrolase family protein, giving the protein MNHHLLRKASLVAAIAMQACIATAQTNTSKEQIPLIDRELFFDNPEIAGSQLSPDGKMVSFLKANNGILNIWVKRFDEPFEKARPLTASKEPMSGYFWTHDGKYILFAQAKGGDENDNIYAVNPLDAADPATGVPTARNLTPNDKVKAYIFAVSRKNPDVLWVGLNDRDASWHDLYKLEINTGKLTLLETNKDRLTGWVFDWDENVRLATRTPEDGTTEILKRNTDGTYTKIYDCGTLESCGPLSFTTDNKNIYIETNKGANQDLTKLMVMDMQTLKLTDVEKDPNNKVDLGNVAFSDKTRDIIYTTYTAAKTKYYFKDKAMEKDFNFVKGKFPGMEVNFQSSTNEEDKYLVSVWSDDKLPEVYFYDRKKQELIFQYTPRPKLKPYEKNFAKMEAITYKSSDGLEIPAYLTVPKGVDPKNLPLIVLPHGGPWARDYWGFSGWIQWLANRGYAVLQMNFRGSTGYGKKFINAGNKQWGMLMQDDITWGVKHLVSKGIADPKRVAIMGGSYGGYATLAGLAFTPDVYAAGVDIVGPSNLITLLNSIPPYWEAGRKIFTERMGDPATPEGKALLEKQSPLNSAARITAPLMIIQGANDPRVKKAESDQIVIALRDLNRTVEYICAPDEGHGFHKPVNNMASLGRAEVFLGKILKARYQEEMKPELAAKLQEITVDPKSLTLTKKLQVAALKEMPKPSSDLTAGTYTYDIVLDMGGQKIPMTMVRTVKEENGNWIVKDAVKTPQGEQSDEAVYTKWTLKPLSRKASAGPGQEATYAYDGNKVTTTMAGKSNTETVDGAYIHDGGGNDMVLARLPLKEGYEAGIYIAGQDGKAKLNRVAVVGTETVNGKPCFKCEVASVDEPNEIATYYIAKDNKVAQRIVAPLSQVPGATITFDLKN; this is encoded by the coding sequence ATGAACCACCACTTATTGAGAAAAGCGAGCCTTGTTGCCGCTATTGCCATGCAAGCATGCATTGCCACTGCTCAGACGAATACGTCCAAAGAGCAAATCCCCCTGATAGACAGGGAACTATTTTTCGACAACCCGGAGATCGCCGGTAGCCAGCTAAGCCCCGACGGAAAGATGGTTTCCTTCCTGAAGGCCAACAACGGCATCCTGAACATCTGGGTAAAAAGATTTGATGAACCGTTTGAAAAGGCTCGTCCACTGACCGCCAGCAAAGAGCCAATGAGCGGCTATTTCTGGACGCACGACGGCAAGTACATCCTGTTCGCACAGGCAAAAGGTGGCGATGAGAACGACAATATTTATGCAGTTAATCCGCTCGACGCGGCAGACCCTGCAACCGGCGTACCTACCGCCCGCAACCTGACTCCAAACGACAAGGTAAAAGCCTACATCTTTGCAGTAAGCCGTAAAAATCCGGATGTGCTTTGGGTTGGCCTGAACGACCGCGATGCCAGCTGGCATGACCTGTACAAGCTTGAGATCAACACGGGTAAACTCACCCTTCTGGAAACCAACAAAGACAGGTTGACAGGTTGGGTGTTTGACTGGGACGAGAATGTTCGCCTGGCTACCCGCACTCCTGAAGACGGCACAACTGAGATACTAAAAAGGAACACAGACGGAACTTATACTAAGATCTACGATTGCGGTACGCTGGAAAGCTGTGGACCTCTGTCGTTCACAACCGACAATAAGAACATCTACATCGAGACAAACAAAGGCGCCAACCAGGACCTTACCAAGCTGATGGTAATGGATATGCAGACATTGAAGCTCACTGATGTAGAAAAAGACCCCAACAACAAAGTTGACCTCGGCAATGTCGCATTCAGCGATAAAACCCGCGACATCATCTATACTACTTATACCGCTGCCAAAACCAAATATTATTTCAAGGACAAGGCAATGGAAAAAGATTTCAACTTCGTAAAGGGCAAATTCCCCGGCATGGAGGTGAATTTCCAAAGCTCTACCAACGAAGAAGATAAATACCTGGTGTCTGTATGGAGCGATGACAAACTGCCTGAAGTTTATTTCTACGACAGGAAAAAACAAGAGCTCATTTTCCAATACACTCCTCGTCCTAAGCTGAAACCTTACGAGAAGAACTTTGCTAAAATGGAGGCGATCACATACAAGAGCAGTGATGGTCTCGAAATACCTGCTTACCTGACAGTTCCAAAAGGTGTTGATCCCAAGAACCTTCCACTGATCGTACTGCCTCATGGCGGCCCCTGGGCTCGCGACTACTGGGGATTTAGTGGCTGGATACAGTGGTTGGCCAACCGCGGCTATGCTGTACTGCAAATGAACTTCCGTGGTAGCACTGGTTATGGTAAGAAATTCATCAACGCGGGCAACAAACAATGGGGCATGCTGATGCAGGACGATATTACCTGGGGTGTAAAACACCTGGTAAGCAAAGGCATTGCTGATCCTAAGCGTGTTGCTATCATGGGTGGCAGCTACGGTGGTTATGCTACGCTGGCTGGTCTTGCGTTCACACCAGATGTATATGCTGCCGGTGTTGACATTGTTGGCCCAAGCAACCTGATCACACTGCTGAACTCAATTCCTCCGTATTGGGAAGCCGGTCGGAAGATCTTCACAGAGCGAATGGGCGATCCTGCAACTCCTGAAGGAAAAGCACTGCTGGAAAAACAATCTCCGCTCAACTCTGCAGCAAGGATCACCGCTCCGCTGATGATCATACAAGGCGCGAACGATCCTCGTGTTAAAAAAGCAGAAAGTGATCAAATAGTAATTGCCCTCCGCGATCTGAACCGCACAGTTGAATACATCTGCGCTCCGGACGAAGGCCACGGCTTCCACAAACCAGTGAACAACATGGCTTCTCTTGGTCGCGCCGAAGTATTCCTGGGCAAAATTCTGAAAGCACGCTACCAGGAAGAAATGAAGCCTGAGCTGGCAGCTAAACTGCAGGAAATAACTGTCGATCCAAAGAGCTTGACGCTAACCAAAAAGCTACAGGTCGCTGCGCTGAAAGAAATGCCTAAACCATCTTCTGATCTTACTGCAGGCACTTATACTTACGACATCGTATTGGATATGGGCGGTCAGAAAATACCAATGACCATGGTACGTACCGTAAAAGAAGAAAACGGCAACTGGATAGTCAAAGACGCTGTAAAAACACCACAAGGCGAACAAAGCGACGAAGCCGTTTACACTAAATGGACATTGAAACCGCTTAGCCGCAAAGCAAGCGCCGGTCCTGGTCAGGAAGCCACTTACGCTTACGATGGCAACAAAGTAACCACAACTATGGCTGGTAAAAGCAATACAGAAACTGTGGACGGAGCTTACATACACGACGGTGGTGGTAACGACATGGTACTGGCACGCCTGCCGTTGAAAGAGGGTTACGAAGCTGGTATCTATATTGCCGGACAGGATGGCAAAGCAAAACTGAACAGAGTTGCTGTTGTAGGCACAGAAACAGTAAATGGCAAGCCTTGTTTTAAATGCGAAGTGGCAAGCGTTGACGAACCTAACGAAATCGCTACTTATTACATTGCCAAGGACAACAAAGTTGCCCAGCGTATTGTAGCACCTCTCTCTCAAGTTCCAGGCGCGACTATTACATTTGACTTGAAGAACTAA
- a CDS encoding ligand-binding sensor domain-containing protein, with protein MKRCTLVLVLLVTVLKTQAFDPIYQWMLITKDYSYLNNALDETAKLPAGNGINDMVEDKNGLVWLGIDHAGVRTFDGKKIKDPKYPNDCFVAKGIVLSIACDSKNNIWIGTSLGLVKYDGTNWTDIDESVTGIRAVTDIVVTATDKIYITGMVKNEDEFIGGGAAFFNGENWTTYNKSNSAIPDNILEDLTMDNNGHLWAIIGDHKQGVVKFDGKNWKVFNNASSEFPAAEVHAIATNKSGKIWFATPKGIAEYDGSKWSMRGFTNGFSPRMLEYTSGDGSLDVISLNVEDNGTVWLGTRDKGVFYMKNDRMRAITQANSPLVQNAVMKIAIDKNNRKWFVTGYKNVEWAKSYPRNKMSMNNTTYTYGAGGITVFKEYNKIDDPKWLVYDNTSADLKLGTTFSIDEMNDGTVLMPNTGDGLVMYKDGKFTTYTHSNPMQSAFDKMFVAPDGKIYLNASVGGVKVFENGKVNDFAKWPNMGGVTGMAYDNTGAFWVSGTGGISKRTGDEWQTFDKKHGDLPTVIFYSILKDSKGTLWAGSAKGLMKFDGANWQVLSKKEIEFPSDDITVVTEAKDGKIWLGTKAGISIFDGTNWTHISKIESPKVSKFTVNSISFDKNGVAYIATENDGLLRYDGTSWTQLDRKNTATIFDKVTAVKAASNGKIYIATETSMFNDSDFSLPSQTPSAQIEQGIKKKIKEAEPKHVFAIFEI; from the coding sequence ATGAAAAGGTGTACCCTGGTCCTGGTGTTGCTTGTAACCGTTTTGAAAACACAAGCCTTCGATCCTATTTATCAATGGATGCTGATCACAAAAGATTATTCCTACCTGAACAATGCGCTGGATGAAACTGCAAAGCTTCCGGCCGGCAATGGTATCAATGATATGGTAGAAGATAAAAATGGCCTTGTATGGCTGGGTATCGATCATGCAGGTGTGCGCACCTTTGATGGTAAAAAGATAAAAGACCCAAAATATCCTAACGACTGTTTCGTTGCCAAGGGTATTGTTTTATCGATTGCGTGCGATAGCAAAAACAATATCTGGATCGGTACGTCTCTTGGTCTTGTTAAATACGACGGCACGAATTGGACCGATATAGATGAGAGTGTCACCGGTATTCGTGCAGTGACGGATATCGTTGTTACAGCTACCGACAAGATCTACATCACCGGCATGGTGAAAAATGAAGACGAATTCATTGGAGGTGGTGCTGCTTTCTTTAACGGTGAAAACTGGACTACCTACAATAAATCAAACTCTGCTATTCCTGACAACATTCTCGAAGACCTCACTATGGACAACAATGGCCACCTGTGGGCGATAATTGGTGACCATAAACAAGGTGTGGTAAAATTCGATGGAAAGAACTGGAAAGTCTTCAATAACGCCAGCTCTGAATTTCCTGCTGCAGAAGTACACGCTATTGCTACCAACAAAAGCGGCAAAATATGGTTTGCTACCCCCAAAGGTATAGCCGAGTATGACGGTTCAAAATGGAGCATGCGTGGGTTTACCAACGGTTTTTCTCCAAGGATGCTGGAATACACTTCAGGCGATGGTTCGCTGGATGTGATTTCTCTGAATGTTGAAGATAACGGAACGGTATGGCTGGGTACACGCGATAAAGGCGTTTTCTACATGAAGAACGACCGCATGCGCGCTATCACGCAGGCAAATTCTCCGCTTGTGCAAAATGCGGTAATGAAAATTGCGATCGATAAAAACAACAGGAAGTGGTTTGTTACCGGATATAAAAATGTTGAATGGGCAAAATCCTATCCCAGGAATAAAATGAGCATGAACAATACTACCTATACATATGGTGCAGGTGGTATCACCGTATTTAAAGAATACAACAAGATCGACGATCCTAAATGGCTGGTATACGATAATACAAGTGCTGACCTGAAACTGGGTACTACATTCTCTATAGATGAAATGAATGATGGTACAGTACTGATGCCCAACACAGGTGATGGCCTGGTGATGTACAAAGACGGCAAGTTTACTACATACACGCATTCGAATCCAATGCAGAGCGCGTTCGATAAGATGTTTGTGGCTCCCGATGGAAAGATCTATTTGAATGCTAGTGTTGGTGGCGTGAAGGTATTTGAAAATGGCAAAGTGAACGACTTTGCTAAATGGCCTAACATGGGTGGCGTTACAGGCATGGCTTACGACAATACCGGCGCTTTTTGGGTATCAGGCACAGGTGGTATTTCTAAACGCACAGGCGATGAATGGCAAACCTTCGATAAAAAACATGGTGATCTGCCTACGGTTATCTTCTATTCTATATTGAAAGACAGCAAAGGCACATTGTGGGCAGGTTCGGCAAAAGGCTTGATGAAATTTGATGGTGCGAACTGGCAGGTGTTGTCTAAAAAAGAGATTGAGTTCCCTTCTGATGATATCACAGTAGTAACCGAAGCAAAGGATGGCAAGATATGGCTGGGTACAAAAGCAGGTATCTCGATCTTCGATGGTACTAATTGGACACACATCTCTAAGATAGAGTCACCTAAGGTGTCGAAATTCACCGTGAACTCTATTTCGTTCGATAAGAACGGTGTTGCATACATCGCTACTGAAAATGATGGTCTGCTGCGCTATGATGGTACAAGCTGGACGCAACTGGATAGGAAGAACACCGCAACGATCTTTGATAAAGTAACTGCGGTAAAAGCTGCGTCAAATGGTAAAATATATATAGCCACGGAAACTTCGATGTTTAATGACAGCGACTTTAGCTTGCCTTCTCAAACACCTTCTGCCCAAATCGAGCAGGGTATCAAAAAGAAAATAAAAGAAGCAGAACCTAAGCATGTTTTTGCCATTTTTGAAATATAA